One part of the Bacillus sp. FJAT-27916 genome encodes these proteins:
- the spoIVB gene encoding SpoIVB peptidase, producing MKRIPLRKTAGIILLVSLLAIFFSHPLQQYFAIPTHVTLFEGQEKALTKSDLLKAEVVSASNSVSIAKESDALSIHAAKSGYDQVVLNIAGIPVKKMNIEVLKDFKVIPGGQSIGVKLNTLGVLVVGHHQITTEKGALSPGEIAGIKVGDIIMAINGQKITKMQDVAPFVNGYRGSAEPLVVDIFRDNEKITRKIEPLKDKNEEVYKLGLYIRDSAAGIGTMTFYHPETRKYGALGHVISDMDTKKPIVVKDGQIVKSTVTSIEKGSNGNPGEKLARFAADREVIGNITRNSPFGIFGRLTKQMENGIKNTPLPIALSNEVEEGPAEIYTVVEGNKVEKFGIEIISTIPQKFPATKGMVLKVTDKRLLSKTGGIVQGMSGSPIIQKGKVVGAVTHVFVNDPTSGYGVHIEWMLNEAGIDIYQKDSKAG from the coding sequence ATGAAAAGAATACCATTAAGAAAAACAGCTGGTATAATCCTCCTTGTTTCATTGTTAGCGATTTTCTTTAGCCACCCATTACAACAATATTTTGCAATTCCCACCCATGTAACCCTTTTTGAAGGACAAGAAAAAGCTTTAACGAAGAGTGATCTGCTGAAGGCAGAAGTGGTCTCTGCCAGCAACAGCGTGTCGATTGCAAAAGAGTCAGATGCATTAAGCATCCATGCAGCAAAAAGTGGATACGATCAAGTTGTCCTGAATATTGCAGGTATCCCGGTCAAGAAAATGAATATCGAGGTTTTGAAGGATTTTAAGGTCATTCCAGGAGGCCAATCGATTGGCGTGAAATTAAATACGCTTGGCGTGCTGGTCGTCGGACATCACCAAATAACAACTGAAAAGGGCGCTCTGTCCCCGGGCGAAATTGCCGGGATTAAGGTCGGAGATATCATTATGGCCATAAACGGACAGAAAATCACGAAAATGCAGGATGTAGCCCCGTTCGTCAACGGATATCGAGGATCTGCAGAACCTTTGGTTGTAGATATATTTCGTGATAATGAAAAGATTACCAGGAAGATTGAGCCTTTAAAAGATAAAAACGAGGAAGTATATAAGCTTGGTCTCTATATTCGCGATTCTGCGGCAGGAATCGGAACGATGACCTTCTATCACCCGGAAACAAGGAAATACGGAGCATTGGGACATGTCATCTCTGATATGGATACAAAGAAACCGATTGTGGTGAAGGATGGGCAGATTGTGAAATCTACCGTCACCTCGATCGAAAAGGGAAGCAACGGAAATCCAGGTGAAAAGCTGGCCCGGTTCGCGGCTGATCGTGAAGTGATTGGGAATATCACTCGTAATTCCCCATTCGGTATTTTCGGCCGTTTGACAAAGCAGATGGAAAACGGCATTAAGAACACACCACTTCCAATCGCTTTATCCAATGAGGTAGAAGAAGGTCCGGCAGAGATTTATACAGTTGTGGAAGGAAATAAGGTTGAAAAGTTCGGGATTGAAATTATCAGTACTATACCTCAAAAGTTTCCTGCAACAAAGGGCATGGTTCTGAAGGTGACAGACAAAAGATTATTGAGCAAGACCGGAGGAATCGTCCAAGGAATGAGCGGAAGTCCAATCATTCAAAAGGGAAAAGTTGTTGGAGCGGTTACGCATGTATTCGTCAATGACCCGACAAGCGGGTACGGGGTTCATATTGAATGGATGCTCAACGAAGCAGGTATAGATATTTATCAAAAGGACTCGAAAGCAGGTTGA
- the recN gene encoding DNA repair protein RecN, translated as MLLELSIRNFAIIEKQTLALHQGLTVLTGETGAGKSIIIDAIQLLVGGRGSAEFIRHGEDKAEIEGFFQLPDNSHPAILKAQEFGIESEDNAIIIQRAMYMSGKSICRINGKMVTISTLREIGRKLIDIHGQHEHQELMDPDYHLPLLDEFGGHEINEALGEYKHHYKQYHETRQSLNKLSENEQTMAHRLDLIQFQYNEIKNAGLEPDEEDRLLEERQKLSNFERVHQSLNNAYGSLNNENTGLDWVGNAMTELERIESLDEEYRQLSETVKNAFYLLEDAKSSVRTQLDMLEYEPERLHDIEARLNEINHLKRKYGNTIDKILEYGAAIEEEIDTILNRESHIEKLSKQLDSIKKEVLLAGAELTDRRKKYAMSLTDAIHQELKELYMDKAVFDVRFLELKEYDDSIHENGLDTVEFYISANPGEPLKPLSKTASGGELSRIMLALKNIFSKHQGITSIIFDEVDTGVSGRVAQAIAEKIYRVSNGSQVLCISHLPQVAAMADTHLFISKEIIEGRTKTSVKPLEKAERVEEIGRMISGKELTSLTEEHVREMLDQAEHIKAAMV; from the coding sequence ATGTTATTGGAGCTATCCATTCGTAATTTCGCCATCATAGAGAAGCAGACTCTCGCTCTTCATCAAGGGCTGACAGTCCTGACAGGGGAAACTGGCGCAGGGAAGTCGATTATTATCGATGCCATTCAATTGTTAGTGGGAGGAAGAGGGTCTGCAGAGTTCATCCGTCACGGAGAAGACAAAGCAGAAATTGAAGGTTTTTTCCAATTACCTGACAATTCGCACCCGGCAATTTTAAAAGCACAGGAATTTGGCATTGAGTCAGAAGACAATGCAATCATCATTCAGCGTGCCATGTATATGTCCGGTAAAAGTATATGCCGTATAAACGGCAAGATGGTTACGATTTCAACGTTGAGAGAAATAGGGCGTAAGCTGATTGATATTCATGGCCAGCATGAGCATCAGGAGCTAATGGACCCCGATTATCACCTGCCGCTTCTTGATGAGTTCGGTGGACATGAAATCAATGAGGCTCTTGGGGAATATAAGCACCATTACAAGCAATACCATGAAACAAGACAATCGCTTAATAAACTGAGCGAAAATGAGCAAACGATGGCCCATCGGCTTGATTTGATCCAATTCCAATACAATGAGATAAAGAATGCGGGTCTTGAGCCTGATGAAGAAGACAGGCTGCTTGAAGAAAGGCAGAAGCTCAGCAATTTCGAGAGAGTCCATCAGAGCTTGAATAATGCTTATGGCTCCCTCAACAACGAGAATACCGGCCTTGACTGGGTTGGAAATGCGATGACAGAGCTCGAGAGAATTGAAAGCTTGGATGAAGAGTACCGGCAATTATCAGAAACAGTCAAGAATGCCTTTTATTTGTTGGAGGATGCGAAAAGCTCGGTTCGTACGCAGCTCGATATGCTTGAGTATGAACCGGAACGGCTGCATGATATAGAAGCCCGTTTGAATGAAATCAATCACCTGAAACGGAAATATGGCAATACAATTGATAAGATTCTTGAATATGGTGCGGCCATTGAAGAAGAAATAGACACGATATTAAACAGGGAAAGCCATATTGAGAAGCTGTCTAAACAGCTGGATTCTATAAAGAAGGAAGTACTGCTTGCTGGTGCTGAATTGACGGATAGAAGGAAGAAATACGCCATGTCCTTGACAGATGCCATTCATCAAGAGCTCAAGGAGCTATATATGGATAAAGCTGTATTTGATGTTCGATTCCTTGAACTGAAGGAATATGATGATTCCATTCATGAAAACGGATTGGATACAGTTGAATTTTATATATCCGCCAACCCGGGTGAACCTTTGAAGCCGCTTTCGAAAACTGCTTCAGGCGGGGAGCTTTCAAGAATTATGCTTGCCTTGAAGAATATTTTCTCCAAGCATCAAGGAATTACATCCATTATCTTTGATGAGGTGGATACAGGTGTCAGCGGGAGAGTTGCGCAGGCGATTGCTGAGAAGATCTATCGAGTCTCGAACGGTTCGCAGGTCCTTTGCATCAGCCATTTACCGCAGGTCGCCGCTATGGCTGATACTCATTTGTTCATTTCCAAGGAAATTATTGAAGGAAGAACGAAAACAAGCGTGAAACCTCTTGAGAAAGCGGAGCGTGTGGAAGAAATCGGCCGCATGATTTCTGGGAAGGAGCTCACATCCTTGACTGAGGAGCATGTCCGGGAAATGCTTGATCAGGCGGAACATATTAAAGCTGCTATGGTATAA
- the ahrC gene encoding transcriptional regulator AhrC/ArgR, translating into MNKGQRHIKIRDIIANNNIETQDDLVDILRAEGVNVTQATVSRDIKELHLAKVPMQDGRYKYSLPADQRFNPLQKLKRSLMDAFVRIDSANNLLVMKTLPGNAQAIGALIDNLDWEEILGTICGDDTCLIICREKEQADIITERFLDML; encoded by the coding sequence ATGAATAAGGGACAAAGACATATAAAAATCCGCGATATCATTGCGAATAACAATATAGAGACACAGGATGATTTAGTTGATATTTTACGTGCTGAAGGGGTAAATGTAACCCAAGCAACCGTTTCAAGGGATATCAAGGAATTACATTTAGCGAAGGTACCTATGCAGGATGGGCGTTATAAATACAGTCTGCCTGCAGATCAGCGCTTCAACCCTTTGCAGAAATTAAAGCGGTCATTAATGGATGCCTTCGTTCGGATCGATTCTGCTAATAATCTGTTAGTTATGAAAACTTTGCCTGGCAATGCACAAGCTATTGGTGCGCTCATTGACAATTTGGATTGGGAAGAGATTCTTGGAACCATCTGTGGAGATGATACATGCTTAATTATTTGCCGGGAAAAGGAACAGGCAGATATTATAACAGAACGTTTCTTAGACATGTTGTAG
- the xseB gene encoding exodeoxyribonuclease VII small subunit has product MTKEQSNITFEEAMEKLEKIVGRLEDGEVPLEESINLYKEGMELSKWCHDKLKTAEEQLTLIMKDDALKPFSIEEEE; this is encoded by the coding sequence ATGACTAAGGAACAGTCAAACATTACTTTTGAGGAAGCGATGGAAAAGCTTGAAAAAATCGTAGGGCGTTTAGAGGATGGAGAGGTGCCGCTGGAGGAATCCATTAATCTTTATAAAGAGGGAATGGAATTATCCAAATGGTGCCATGATAAGCTAAAGACCGCCGAGGAGCAGCTTACGCTTATCATGAAAGACGATGCGTTAAAACCATTCTCTATTGAAGAGGAGGAATAA
- the xseA gene encoding exodeoxyribonuclease VII large subunit, whose product MDKNQYLTVAALTKYIKRKFDADPNLDNIYLKGEISNFKRHSSGHMYLTLKDEKSRINAVMFAQSARGLAFDPENGMKVLLRGEVRVYEPTGGYQMYIKEMMPDGIGELFIAYEQLKKKLEQEGLFDIRHKQPIPAFPARIGVITSPTGAAIRDIITTLKRRYPIGEVLIFPALVQGQQAAPSIVNAIETANQHPIDVLIVGRGGGSIEELWAFNEEPVARAIFNSQIPVISAVGHETDTTISDFVADLRAPTPTGAAEMAAPKVSDIAERIKMMEAKISRYTTQRIESEKKRLVSIEKSYAFKYPHLLYQQKMEQLDRVTERIARNSTLYFERKGDKLEHLAKMIERHNPLSTISKKSADIIQLQGRMTRAEAAIIRSKQQAYLNRVSLLKAVSPLKIMEKGFGLVYNEQDELIKTRDSVKAGDRLTVVIQDGKLDCTVNEIRESDSND is encoded by the coding sequence ATGGACAAAAATCAATATTTAACAGTGGCCGCCCTCACGAAATACATTAAGCGCAAGTTTGATGCAGACCCTAATTTAGATAATATTTATTTGAAAGGGGAAATCTCAAACTTCAAAAGGCATTCAAGCGGACATATGTATCTAACGTTAAAGGATGAGAAATCACGCATTAATGCTGTCATGTTCGCTCAATCGGCAAGAGGGCTTGCCTTTGACCCTGAGAATGGGATGAAGGTGCTTTTGCGAGGAGAGGTCCGTGTATACGAGCCGACAGGCGGCTATCAAATGTACATAAAAGAAATGATGCCTGATGGAATTGGAGAATTATTTATCGCTTATGAGCAATTGAAGAAAAAGCTCGAGCAGGAAGGTCTTTTCGACATTCGGCATAAACAGCCAATTCCAGCATTTCCAGCGAGAATCGGAGTCATTACCTCCCCGACTGGAGCAGCGATAAGAGACATCATCACGACCCTAAAGAGGCGTTACCCAATTGGAGAGGTCCTCATTTTCCCTGCACTCGTCCAAGGACAACAGGCAGCGCCGTCCATCGTTAACGCCATTGAGACGGCGAATCAGCATCCAATTGATGTCTTGATTGTCGGGCGCGGAGGCGGGTCTATCGAGGAGCTATGGGCCTTTAATGAGGAACCTGTCGCCCGAGCCATCTTTAATTCACAGATTCCGGTTATCTCAGCTGTCGGACATGAAACAGATACGACGATCAGTGACTTCGTTGCTGACCTGAGGGCACCGACACCAACAGGGGCAGCGGAAATGGCTGCACCAAAGGTGAGTGATATCGCTGAGAGAATCAAGATGATGGAAGCAAAAATCAGCCGCTATACAACGCAACGTATTGAAAGTGAAAAGAAACGACTCGTGTCAATAGAAAAATCTTATGCCTTTAAATACCCGCATCTGCTGTATCAGCAAAAGATGGAACAGCTGGACCGAGTGACGGAGCGGATTGCACGCAACAGTACACTTTACTTTGAACGTAAAGGAGACAAGCTCGAGCACTTGGCGAAGATGATTGAACGTCATAATCCGCTGAGCACAATCTCGAAGAAATCAGCGGATATCATACAGCTGCAGGGACGAATGACAAGGGCAGAGGCAGCCATTATTCGGAGTAAGCAGCAGGCATACTTAAACAGGGTGTCTCTCTTAAAGGCTGTGAGTCCGCTCAAGATTATGGAGAAAGGCTTCGGCCTTGTTTATAATGAGCAGGATGAACTGATTAAGACAAGGGATTCGGTGAAGGCCGGCGATCGATTGACCGTTGTCATCCAGGACGGAAAGCTGGATTGTACCGTTAATGAGATTAGGGAGAGTGATTCCAATGACTAA
- the nusB gene encoding transcription antitermination factor NusB, translated as MKRREAREKALQALFQIDVGKVEKETALEHVIEESEADSYLMELVDGATDHAAEVDRMIESNLENWKLDRLSNIDRNILRLTTYELLYSKDVPQNAAINEAIELAKLFGDDQSPKFVNAVLSKIKNSL; from the coding sequence ATGAAACGCAGAGAGGCAAGAGAAAAGGCTCTTCAAGCTCTTTTTCAAATAGATGTAGGGAAAGTCGAAAAAGAAACAGCGCTGGAGCATGTAATTGAAGAATCTGAAGCAGATTCTTATCTAATGGAATTGGTAGACGGCGCAACAGACCATGCAGCTGAGGTTGATCGGATGATTGAGTCGAACCTGGAGAACTGGAAGCTGGACCGTTTATCGAATATTGACCGTAATATCCTTCGATTGACAACATATGAGCTTCTATACAGCAAGGATGTTCCGCAAAATGCTGCCATCAATGAAGCTATTGAATTGGCTAAGCTGTTTGGTGATGACCAATCGCCGAAATTCGTGAACGCTGTTTTATCTAAGATTAAGAATTCTTTATAA
- a CDS encoding TlyA family RNA methyltransferase, whose translation MKKERIDVLLVERGLAETREKAKRAVMAGLVYSNELRMDKPGEKIAQDAPLTIKGQVMPYVSRGGYKLEKALSEFDLSVKDKLMIDIGSSTGGFTDCALQNGAKKSYAVDVGYNQLAWKLRNDERVIVMERTNFRHSVPEDFTEGMPEFASIDVSFISLRLILPALKRILVPGGDVVCLVKPQFEAGREQVGKKGIVRDKKVHLQVVEDMRDFVVSEGYILKEATYSPITGGDGNIEFLFHLYWPGEDKELTADLPHIDLAEVVEEAHQTLKAKNEES comes from the coding sequence ATGAAAAAAGAACGAATTGATGTTTTATTAGTAGAAAGAGGCCTTGCTGAGACAAGGGAAAAGGCAAAAAGGGCAGTGATGGCAGGCTTGGTTTATTCCAATGAACTTCGGATGGATAAGCCTGGTGAAAAGATTGCCCAGGATGCCCCTCTTACCATAAAAGGACAGGTCATGCCCTATGTATCAAGGGGCGGATACAAGCTTGAAAAAGCCTTGTCCGAATTTGATTTATCTGTAAAGGATAAATTAATGATTGATATTGGCTCCTCCACTGGCGGATTCACCGATTGCGCCCTGCAAAATGGGGCCAAGAAATCCTATGCGGTGGATGTAGGATATAATCAGCTTGCCTGGAAGCTTCGCAATGACGAGCGTGTTATTGTCATGGAAAGAACGAATTTCCGTCATTCTGTTCCGGAGGACTTTACCGAGGGAATGCCTGAATTTGCCTCTATTGATGTTTCGTTTATTTCTTTGCGGCTAATCCTTCCAGCCTTAAAAAGGATATTAGTACCTGGGGGAGATGTTGTCTGCCTTGTGAAACCACAGTTTGAGGCAGGACGCGAGCAAGTAGGAAAGAAAGGAATTGTTCGTGACAAGAAGGTGCATTTGCAGGTTGTAGAGGATATGCGTGACTTTGTGGTAAGTGAGGGTTATATTCTGAAGGAGGCAACCTACAGTCCTATTACGGGTGGAGACGGGAATATTGAATTCTTATTCCATCTATACTGGCCGGGTGAAGACAAAGAGCTGACAGCCGATTTGCCTCATATAGACTTGGCTGAAGTCGTCGAGGAAGCTCATCAGACCTTAAAAGCAAAGAACGAAGAATCCTAA
- the dxs gene encoding 1-deoxy-D-xylulose-5-phosphate synthase: MDLLSIKDPSFLKKMTNAELEALSQEIRTFLIEQLSKTGGHIGPNLGVVELTIALHKEFNSPKDKLLWDVGHQSYVHKILTGRASQFDTLRQYKGLCGFPKMNESKHDVWETGHSSTSLSAAMGMAIARDLKKEKSYIVPIIGDGALTGGMALEALNHIGHEKKDMIVVLNDNEMSIAPNVGALHSILGRMRTAGKYNYVKDELELLLKKIPAVGGKLATTAERVKDSLKYLLVSGMFFEELGFTYLGPVDGHNFDELSENLKYAKKTKGPVLLHVITKKGKGYDPAETDAVGTWHGTGPYKMETGDIIKEVNAPPAWSALVSETVRRLAREDDRIVAITPAMPVGSKLLGFASEFPDRMFDVGIAEQHATTVAAGLATQGMKPFLAIYSTFLQRAYDQMLHDICRQKLNVFVGIDRAGLVGADGETHQGVFDISFLRSMPNLVLMMPKDENEGQHMVNTAIKYNDGPIAMRFPRGNGLGVEMDEELEIIPIGTWEVLREGKDAVILTFGTTIPMALEAAEAMAQKGVQVKVVNARFIKPLDAAMLSEILASNLPILTIEEAVLEGGFGSAVLEFAEEHSFSQAYIKRMGIPDEFVEHGSVSRLLADIHLTTEAAIEHLTKMTYKETKKAY; encoded by the coding sequence TTGGATCTATTGTCTATAAAGGACCCATCTTTTTTAAAGAAGATGACAAACGCAGAACTTGAAGCGTTGTCACAGGAAATAAGAACATTTTTGATTGAGCAGCTGTCAAAGACCGGCGGGCATATCGGCCCAAACCTAGGGGTAGTTGAACTTACCATTGCCTTGCATAAGGAGTTTAACAGCCCAAAGGATAAATTGTTATGGGATGTCGGCCACCAAAGCTATGTACACAAAATATTGACCGGACGCGCAAGCCAATTTGATACACTCCGTCAATACAAAGGACTGTGCGGCTTTCCAAAGATGAACGAAAGCAAGCATGATGTATGGGAAACAGGTCATAGCTCAACCTCCTTGTCGGCGGCGATGGGAATGGCCATTGCCCGGGATTTAAAAAAGGAGAAAAGCTATATTGTGCCTATTATCGGAGATGGTGCCCTGACAGGCGGCATGGCGCTTGAAGCCCTTAATCATATCGGCCATGAGAAAAAGGATATGATTGTGGTCCTAAATGATAATGAAATGTCTATCGCACCGAATGTCGGTGCCCTGCACTCCATTCTTGGCCGGATGAGAACAGCCGGGAAGTATAATTATGTCAAAGACGAACTGGAGCTTCTTCTTAAGAAAATCCCTGCAGTCGGCGGTAAGCTTGCAACTACAGCTGAACGCGTGAAGGATTCCCTTAAGTATCTCTTAGTGAGCGGAATGTTTTTCGAGGAGCTTGGGTTTACGTATCTCGGACCTGTTGATGGACATAACTTTGATGAATTATCTGAAAACCTAAAATATGCTAAAAAGACGAAAGGCCCTGTTTTGCTTCATGTGATTACGAAGAAGGGCAAAGGCTATGATCCTGCTGAAACGGATGCCGTAGGAACTTGGCATGGGACGGGTCCATATAAGATGGAAACTGGGGACATTATTAAGGAAGTCAATGCTCCTCCAGCTTGGAGTGCACTCGTCAGTGAAACTGTCAGACGGCTTGCACGCGAGGATGACCGTATAGTTGCCATTACACCGGCGATGCCGGTAGGCTCTAAGCTTCTTGGGTTTGCTAGTGAATTCCCGGATAGAATGTTTGATGTCGGCATTGCGGAGCAGCATGCCACCACCGTTGCAGCCGGGCTTGCGACTCAAGGGATGAAGCCATTTTTAGCCATCTATTCTACGTTCCTTCAGCGTGCCTATGACCAAATGCTGCATGACATTTGCCGCCAGAAATTAAATGTCTTTGTCGGGATCGATCGTGCCGGCCTTGTCGGTGCTGATGGAGAGACACATCAAGGGGTATTTGATATATCCTTCCTGCGTTCAATGCCGAATCTAGTGCTGATGATGCCTAAAGATGAGAATGAAGGGCAGCATATGGTTAATACAGCTATTAAATATAATGATGGTCCAATCGCGATGCGCTTCCCAAGAGGAAATGGTCTTGGTGTTGAGATGGATGAAGAATTAGAAATTATTCCAATCGGCACATGGGAAGTCCTTCGAGAAGGGAAGGATGCTGTTATTTTAACATTTGGAACGACTATTCCAATGGCGCTTGAAGCGGCAGAGGCAATGGCTCAGAAAGGCGTACAAGTTAAGGTCGTCAATGCTCGTTTCATCAAACCGCTTGATGCAGCTATGCTCTCTGAAATCTTGGCATCCAATCTTCCAATTCTCACTATTGAGGAGGCTGTCCTTGAAGGCGGGTTTGGCAGTGCCGTTTTAGAATTCGCTGAGGAGCACAGCTTTTCCCAAGCATATATTAAACGGATGGGAATTCCTGATGAATTTGTTGAACATGGCAGCGTAAGCAGGCTTCTTGCAGATATTCACTTGACTACAGAAGCTGCCATTGAACATTTAACGAAAATGACCTATAAAGAAACGAAAAAGGCGTATTAA
- a CDS encoding polyprenyl synthetase family protein, translating to MAELLEAFSREYKRKIEERMKGIVSDLNTPENLRSAMNYSLEAGGKRLRPLLVLAVLRAFGKNPLIGLDTACAIEMIHTYSLIHDDLPSMDDDDLRRGKPTNHKVYGEATAILAGDGLLTLAFGVIANQEQARQNPAVALELVAELSKAAGAEGMVGGQVADMEGEMRNLSLSELEYIHVHKTGKLLSYSILAGAILAGADDWEKEHLQTYAHHLGLAFQIRDDILDIEGSESKIGKPVGSDETNHKSTYPSLLSMEGAKEKLGFHVNMANEALGNTNFQAGILAEMLELVAKRDH from the coding sequence GTGGCAGAGCTGCTGGAGGCCTTTTCTCGAGAATATAAGCGAAAGATTGAAGAGAGAATGAAGGGTATTGTCTCTGATTTGAATACGCCTGAAAACCTAAGGTCTGCCATGAATTATTCATTGGAGGCAGGAGGGAAAAGACTTCGCCCGCTGCTTGTTCTTGCTGTATTGCGTGCATTTGGGAAAAATCCGCTGATTGGTCTTGATACGGCCTGTGCGATTGAAATGATTCATACGTATTCATTAATACATGACGATTTGCCGAGCATGGATGACGACGACCTGCGCCGAGGTAAGCCGACTAATCATAAGGTGTATGGCGAGGCAACAGCGATCCTTGCTGGCGATGGATTACTCACCCTAGCTTTTGGGGTGATTGCTAACCAAGAGCAAGCTCGGCAGAACCCGGCCGTTGCCCTTGAATTGGTTGCTGAGCTTTCCAAGGCTGCGGGTGCAGAAGGAATGGTCGGCGGGCAGGTTGCTGATATGGAAGGTGAAATGAGGAACTTGAGTTTATCAGAGCTTGAATACATCCATGTACATAAAACTGGTAAACTGTTATCCTACAGCATTCTTGCAGGGGCCATTTTAGCTGGTGCTGATGATTGGGAGAAGGAGCATTTGCAGACGTATGCCCATCATCTTGGACTTGCCTTTCAAATCAGGGACGATATCCTCGATATCGAAGGAAGCGAAAGCAAGATTGGCAAGCCGGTGGGAAGTGATGAAACGAATCATAAGAGCACCTATCCTTCTCTCCTTTCCATGGAGGGGGCTAAGGAGAAGCTGGGTTTCCATGTTAATATGGCAAATGAAGCGCTCGGAAATACTAATTTCCAAGCCGGCATATTAGCTGAAATGCTGGAATTAGTTGCAAAAAGAGACCATTGA
- the folD gene encoding bifunctional methylenetetrahydrofolate dehydrogenase/methenyltetrahydrofolate cyclohydrolase FolD, producing MPANILDGKAISASIREDIAKEVEILKGKGVTPGLAVILVGDDQASHTYVRNKEKACEQLGMYSELIKLPASVTEEELLGRLRELNADPRINGILVQLPLPKHIDEKLVIETIDPAKDVDGFHPINIGRMMTKQEALLPCTPFGILKMVKETGIDIKGKHVVVIGRSNIVGKPVGQLFLNEDATVTYCHSRTKDLRAFTTQADILIAAVGVAKMVKAEDVKEGAIVIDVGMNRDEENKLCGDVDYTDVAPKASYITPVPGGVGPMTITMLMYNTVQAAKMVQKQS from the coding sequence ATGCCAGCAAACATATTAGACGGAAAAGCCATATCGGCCTCTATTAGAGAGGACATTGCCAAGGAGGTTGAAATACTGAAGGGCAAAGGGGTAACCCCGGGGCTTGCAGTTATATTAGTTGGAGATGACCAAGCTTCTCATACATATGTCAGGAACAAGGAAAAGGCTTGTGAACAGCTTGGGATGTACTCGGAGCTTATCAAGCTTCCTGCCTCTGTCACGGAAGAGGAATTGCTTGGTCGTTTACGTGAATTAAATGCTGATCCAAGGATAAACGGCATATTGGTTCAATTGCCATTGCCAAAGCACATTGATGAAAAGCTCGTCATCGAAACCATTGACCCTGCAAAGGATGTCGATGGCTTCCATCCTATTAATATTGGGCGCATGATGACGAAACAAGAAGCTCTTCTTCCGTGTACGCCATTTGGCATTCTGAAGATGGTAAAGGAAACGGGAATTGACATTAAAGGAAAGCATGTCGTTGTTATCGGCCGAAGCAATATTGTCGGTAAGCCGGTTGGACAGCTTTTCCTTAATGAGGATGCAACAGTTACCTACTGTCATTCCAGAACGAAGGATTTGAGAGCCTTCACCACTCAAGCGGATATATTGATCGCCGCTGTCGGGGTCGCAAAAATGGTTAAAGCGGAGGATGTCAAAGAGGGAGCAATCGTCATTGATGTCGGCATGAACCGGGATGAGGAAAATAAGCTTTGCGGGGATGTTGATTACACGGATGTCGCCCCTAAGGCCTCCTACATTACCCCTGTGCCAGGCGGTGTAGGACCAATGACCATCACGATGCTGATGTACAATACTGTTCAGGCAGCAAAGATGGTCCAAAAGCAATCATAA